The Chryseobacterium sp. JV274 sequence ATTTCAAAAGCAAGGAGAGCAGAGTGAGATATACTACTGTCTTTAATATGTTTCTGGATAAAATTTCCGATAAAAACACCTATGACAAAAAATATTATCAGTATCTGGATATTATTATCAGTCAGATCGCAGCACATGTGATGAAAGAAAACCCAAAAGCCGTCAGCGTTACTACAAAACTTTATCTGTACGACTACCCTACTATTGCAGATTTTAAACAGGGAAAAACGAATGAAAATCTTATTCTTATTGATGAATTCAAACATTAAAGTGATGAAAAAGCTGAATGTACTTTATACCCAACTTGAAAGCTTCTTTTTCAAACAGGACAATCAAACGGAATTCTTAAGCTTCTTCCGTGTTGCTATAGGAACTGTTATCCTCTTACAGTTTCTCGCAGTGATCCCGGATTTTGACAAATTATTTTCAAGCAGCAGTATTATTCCACAGGATATTATGAGTGTGTTCACTCCTGACTGGCTGATTACTTTCTCAAAAATCATCACCTTTTTACAGGGCTTCGGCATTGAAGAAAGTACAACAATTGTGATGACCAAAATATCATTTATTACCTTGTGCATTTTGATCATTACCGGGTTTTATTCCAGAGGCTCTGCACTTCTTTTACTTATACTTCAAATTGCATTACTCAAAGGAAGTTCTTTCTTTGCATATGGTGCAGACTTTTTCACAAGCATGTCTTTATTTTATCTCATCCTTTTTCCTTCAGACCAACATTTTTCACTCAGGAATTTTATTTTCAGTAGAAAATCACGAGAGATAAATACCACACCGGTAAAAAGATTATTTCAGGTTCATATTTCAATTGCTTACTTCTTTTCCGGACTGGATAAAGCTTTAGGTTTCAACTGGTGGAACGGAGAATCTATCTGGAAAGCCATTCATCTGCCCTATTCCAACAGAGATCTGAATTTTGATTTCAGCTGGCTTACAGAACATTCTTATCTCTTAAGTTTCATGGGATGGAGTACCATTATCATCGAGATGTGCTACCCGTTTTTCATCTGGTACAAACCGACTCAGAAGACATGGCTTTTCCTAACAATTTCTATGCATATAGGAATCGCACTCGTTCTTAATTTATACTACTTTTCAGCTATTATGATCGTATGGAATATCACCAATTTTTATTTTGAGCAAACAGCGAAAAAAGCAGTTCCTTATTCAAAGAAAAAAATATCAGCTCATTATATTCCGAAACAAATTAACTCATAAAAAAATAAATCCCGAATTGCTTCGGGATTTATTTGTATGTATGGTTGAGTGATTATTTCTTAGGAGCGATATCCATCAGTTTCATAAACTCATCAAGCTTAGGCATAATGATGATTTCCGTTCTTCTGTTTTCGCCTCTACCTGAAACGCTCATGTTCGTTGCTTTCGGGTTGTACTCAGAACGACCTCCAGCTGTAATTCTTGCCGGATCTACTCCAAACTGAGTCTGAAGAACTTTAGCCACAGAAGTACCTCTCAATGCAGAAAGATCCCAGTTGTCTCTCGGAAGATTTGGAGAGTTCAGTGGAGCATTATCTGTATTACCCTCAATCAATACTGAATATTTATCGTAGTCATTGATTACTTTTGCTACTTTACCTAACACTTCCTGAGCAGCAGGCAGAATGTTGTAATCTCCTGTTTTGTATAACATATTATCTGAAAGAGAGATCATTACCACTCCTTTCAATACCTTCACCTGTACATCCTGATCTGATACATTATCTAAAGATCTCTTCAGCTTGTTAGACAATGCCAGGTTCAGGCTGTCATTCTTAGCATTGTTAGAGATCAATTGCTTGATATAAGAATTGGAAGCATTGATTTCTCCTACCAGTTTATCAATATTAGCAGAACTTTTTCCGGTATTGGAAAGACATGCATCAAGTGATGATTTTAAAGCATCATGCTGGCTTTTCAGCAAGTTGTTTTCACCGGACAATGCAGAGTTCTGAGACTTCAAATCCTGAATTTCTCTCTGTCTTTCTCCGATATTTTCAATACACTGCTTATAGTTTGAGCTCAAAGCATCATACTGCTTCTTGCTGACACAAGATGTCATTCCCAGCGCCATTGCAGAAACTGCTACAATTTTTAAAATCTTCATAAATAATCATTTTTAGACTACTCAAAGTTAGGAAAATTCAATTGAATTATATCGGTTATCTTTGCATAAAAGAAATTCTCAACATCTATGTTGGAAAAATCAAGCTTTATCAGTCAATTAAAAAATCTCGTTAACGAACCGGAAAATCATACGTATCTTCTGGCGGTAAGCGGAGGAGCAGATTCTATGGTTCTTGCTTCTTTATTCAGGGATTTTGGGAACAAAAACCAAGATTCAGAATTCCAGTTTCAGGTTGCCCATATCAATTATAAACTTCGTGGTAATGATTCGGATCTGGATCAAAAAACAGTGCAGGATTTTTGTGAGAAAAATCATATAAAATTTCATTTGTATGAAGTTTCGGAAAAGGATCGAAAACCTGAGAATTCTATTCAGCTTTGGGCGAGGGAACTTCGATATACTTTTTTTAAAGAAATTCAGGAAAAGGAAAAACTGGAGTTTCTGGTTACCGCTCATCATCTGAATGACCAGCTGGAAACATTCATCATCAACCTTTCCAAAGCTGCTGGCATCAACGGACTCAGTGGGATTCCATCAAATGACAATTATATTCTCAGACCGCTATTGAATTTTTCAAAAAAAGAAATTTATCAGTTTGCTGAGGAAAATACGATTGAATTCCGGGAAGATTTGTCTAATAAAAAAAATGATTACCTGAGGAATAAGATTAGAAATGAGATTGTTCCGATGCTGATGGAAACCAACGACCATTTTCTGGAAAACTTCAAAAAAAGTTCTTTGTACCTGAACCAAACTAAAGATTTTGTCCAGAAACAGATTCAGGAGATCGAAAATCGTCTTACGGTATTTAACCAAAACAATAAAATCTTATCAAAGGAAAAGCTGGATCAGGAAAGCGACTTCGTAAAATTTGAAATTTTAAAAAAATACGGATTCAACCAGGAGGAAGAAATACCAAAAATTTTTAAAGCCGAAAACAACAGTTCATTTTTTTCAAAAGAATATCAGTTGATTGTCAATCGTGATGAACTGATTTTTATTGACAAAAGCAATGAAAAGGAAA is a genomic window containing:
- a CDS encoding HTTM domain-containing protein, with translation MKKLNVLYTQLESFFFKQDNQTEFLSFFRVAIGTVILLQFLAVIPDFDKLFSSSSIIPQDIMSVFTPDWLITFSKIITFLQGFGIEESTTIVMTKISFITLCILIITGFYSRGSALLLLILQIALLKGSSFFAYGADFFTSMSLFYLILFPSDQHFSLRNFIFSRKSREINTTPVKRLFQVHISIAYFFSGLDKALGFNWWNGESIWKAIHLPYSNRDLNFDFSWLTEHSYLLSFMGWSTIIIEMCYPFFIWYKPTQKTWLFLTISMHIGIALVLNLYYFSAIMIVWNITNFYFEQTAKKAVPYSKKKISAHYIPKQINS
- a CDS encoding OmpA family protein; its protein translation is MKILKIVAVSAMALGMTSCVSKKQYDALSSNYKQCIENIGERQREIQDLKSQNSALSGENNLLKSQHDALKSSLDACLSNTGKSSANIDKLVGEINASNSYIKQLISNNAKNDSLNLALSNKLKRSLDNVSDQDVQVKVLKGVVMISLSDNMLYKTGDYNILPAAQEVLGKVAKVINDYDKYSVLIEGNTDNAPLNSPNLPRDNWDLSALRGTSVAKVLQTQFGVDPARITAGGRSEYNPKATNMSVSGRGENRRTEIIIMPKLDEFMKLMDIAPKK
- the tilS gene encoding tRNA lysidine(34) synthetase TilS, coding for MLEKSSFISQLKNLVNEPENHTYLLAVSGGADSMVLASLFRDFGNKNQDSEFQFQVAHINYKLRGNDSDLDQKTVQDFCEKNHIKFHLYEVSEKDRKPENSIQLWARELRYTFFKEIQEKEKLEFLVTAHHLNDQLETFIINLSKAAGINGLSGIPSNDNYILRPLLNFSKKEIYQFAEENTIEFREDLSNKKNDYLRNKIRNEIVPMLMETNDHFLENFKKSSLYLNQTKDFVQKQIQEIENRLTVFNQNNKILSKEKLDQESDFVKFEILKKYGFNQEEEIPKIFKAENNSSFFSKEYQLIVNRDELIFIDKSNEKEIEEEIVLIDHFDFSENQININLVDYIESIDGINKGFEWDFDADKLHFPLRLRKQKEGDELYPTGFSGKKKVSKFFRDEKLSILARQKIWILTDSNDSVLGIIPFRQDRRYAKNEKTKWSLKIFNEMNNEI